The sequence AAagtcccctcgggtgatcccaatcgctgttaaaaaaaataaaattaattatataattttttaaGTATGACGCTCCTGTAAATTACAGATTCACCAATAGTTAACCTACTTACATTCTGATAAAGAAGACACCATAAACCATTTCAATCCAGATCATCCCAAAATCATGGCAACAAAACCAATAAGATTTAAGATAAACAaataagataaataaataaataagttaacAATATTGTATTGATTAAAGAACAAATGAACATAAAtgaattgaatgattatgattatagCTACAAAACCATCAATTTTGAGTCATAGCAACAAAACCACCCGATCTCATCATGTTCTTAAACTCATTAAAACTAACTAAACCATCACCATCCACATCAACTTTCATGATCATTTTCCTACAATCATCCGTTTTTCGACCTTGTTTAATCCCTAACGAACTCAAAACCGATCCCAATTCCTCAACCGCAATAAACCCATCGCGATTTTGATCAAAAACATTAAAAGCTTCCATCATATCTTCTTCATTCTCCTTATCATCCATAATTGTTCGATACAACTCACCAAATTCTTCAATATCAACGCAACCGTCCCCATTCACATCAATCTTTTCGATCATTTGTACAAGATCATCGTCTGAAATGAATATGGACATGTTGTATAAGGAATCATTGAGTTCTTGTTTGGTTATTCTTCCATCGCCATTTTTGTCGAACATCTGGAAAATGCGGTTGAGATCATTTTGATCCATGCGACACGAACGTGGTGGTTGTGATGGTTCGATTAGTGGTGTAATGTTGGTGTTTTGAATTTGTGGTTGTTGGTTTTGGTTGTAAGGTTTAGGGAGGTAATGTTTGAGTTTTTTGGGAAGTAAAGATAGGAAGATTGAGTATATGAGGTTGTAGAAGAGATATATTATTGACATTGTTGGTTTTTAAGGTTTTTGTTGTTCTGTTTTTGCAGAACAAAAAAAGGTAAAGAGTGTGATTTGTGTTGTGAAGAAAGTGAAGGAAGGATGTAAAATTTATAATAAAGTTAGGTATGTTGTGGGGTTGGGGAGTAAACTGCTTGAAATGTGTGTATGTATTTtcagtattatttatttattatttattactcgtatttatatttatttatttgcgaTTTGGAGAATCTATGAGATATTGTTGCGTAAGGTTAAATGGATAATGAGAAAAAGTGGATCATGAAAATCATATAAACTttattaaaataaatttttttttttttttttcgaaaagcaagaAGGATTTAAAATTAACACAAGGCCATGCTATAGGAAGAATTGCAATGCACAATCCACCCCATAACACCCCAACaatacaaagttcacaatattacaTTATAAGGGTTGCAAAGAGAGCAACACCAAGAACAAGAATACAAAGAGACTAAACAAAAGAGAAGCAAACTACGAATTAAGATACACACTCGGATCGTTTAGCCATGTTAGCCAATCGATCTTTTTGTTTCTCAACCTTTTTGAAACCCACTCAAAAGACTTCACTTGGATCTCATTTAAAGCTAACGGCCCGGACCAATGCTTTCCTCGAAAAACCATCTCATTCCGATTCTTCCATATTAGATACGCACATACCCATTCCACCGCTTGCCAAATTTTCGAACCAAGGATTGATGTTGAGGTTGGAGTGTTGCCCCGAAGAAGCTCATCTATGCTTAGATTGTTTAGGGGCCCGAAACCCCACCAACCACAAACACGATTCCAAACGTCCATCGCTTTATCACAAAATATTAACGAGTGGTCCACGGTTTCAAGGTCATCATCACACAACGGGCATCTCACACTATGAAGGTCTATTCCCCTCTTGTCAAGTTCAATTTTTACCGGCAATCTTTTTTGTCTTGCACGCCATACAAAAACTTCAACTTTTTTTGGAACTAGATTATTTCGGATAGTTTCTTGCACATTGTTATTGACTGATAAGGAGTAAACATTCACAAGAGAGGTTAGAGCCTTAACAGTGAAAATACCGTTGTGAGCTAGAGACCATTCCCATGCATCGTTTCTGTTTCGATCAAACTTGTATCCTGCGATTAAACCAGTTAAAGTCTGCAGCTCGCCTTCGGTTCTACCTGATGGAACTCGCAACCATTCCCAGCAACAGTTTGTGACGCCAGCAGCAGTCCCAGTTCGATCAGCAACTCGTACAGTAGGGTTCTTTTCTAGTCTGTATAATCTTGGGAATAGGTTTTTGAGTTTATCTTCCCCGATCCATCTCTCGTCCCAGAATGTTGTTGATTGCCCGTTTCCCACAGTCTTCTTGAAAGAGTTCCTGAAGCTTATGCCTTTTTCCTCAAGCTCATTACCTGTTAACAAAATATCACGCCAAGTGGAGGGGTAAAAGGATCGAATGTTATCAACATCAAGATCCAATCCCCCACTAGGCCCGTACACACTACGGATAACTTTAACCCATAAAGAATCGGTTTCGGTataaaacctccaccaccatttacccaaCAAAGCAAGATTTTTACTTTTAAGTGACCCAATATTTAGCCCCCCATTCCCATAAGTATCTAAGATTAGATCCCATTTAACCCACGGAATTTTTGAATCCGtatccgacccgccccaaaagaacatTCTTCTCACACACTCGAGTTGTTTTATCACACACGGTGGGGCACGGTAAAGCGAGAAGTAGTACAATGGAAGGCTACTAAGAACCGACTTGATAAGAGTTAATCGTCCTCCAAATGACATCGTTCTCATTTTCCAATTTGAGAGTCGGGATTTTATTTTTTCCACTACCGGTTCCCAATCTTTCGTCTTTTTCATTCGGGCACCCATCGGTAAGCCTAGGTAGGTGAACGGAAAACCACCCACTTGGCATCCGAAGATGTTTGCAATCAGACTAGTTTCCTCATTATTGACCCCAATCCCATACATACAACtcttttgaaaatttatttttAACCCAGACGCCAATTCAAAACATTTAAGAAGGTTGTGAAGATTATGCACATTTGTTCGACTCCATtcgcccataaagatagtgtcgtcCGCGTATTGAAGATGGGAGATAGGAACCTTGTCATTACCAACCTCTATGCCTTTAAAAAGTCTCCTATCCAATGCGGCTTTTGCCAAAATGTTTAGACCCTCCGAAGCAATGATGAATAAAAATGGAGATAAGGGGTCACCTTGGCGAACCCCACGGGAAGGTTTAAATTCGGATGTGGGGGACCCATTAACTAATATGGAGATGGAAGTTGAGCTTAGGCAAGAGAAGATCCATTTCCTCCATCTTGTACCGAATCCCATGCACTTCATAACATCAATCAAAAAATTCCAATTAAGGCAATCAAAcgccttttcaaaatcaactttaaagaGAAAACCTCTCCGCTTTTTTGCTTTCAAAAAATCAATGCTTTCGTTCACGATTAGAGCCCCGTCAAGTATGTATCTACCTTTAACAAAAGCGCTTTGTTCCATCCCGATAATACCCGGTATGATAGTCTTTAGCCGATTGGATAAAATTTTAGCTATAATCTTGTAGTAGCTACTTATAAGACTAATAGGACGAAAGTCACCAAGCCCGACCGGGTTGCTCTTCTTTGGAACCAAAGTAACAAAGGAAGCGTTACAACCTCTTGAGAATTCTCCCCTATCCCAAAACCATTTAATAGCCATAATGAGTTCATCTTTTAACAATTCCCAATACTTTTTATAAAAACTCATGTTAAAACCATCGGGCCCGGGAGCCTTATTACTACCACATTCGAACACCGCTTCTTTAATTTCTTTGTCTTCAAAGGGTGATTCAAGAGCTGTTGCATGTGCTGTCGAAATGCTAGGGTAAATAAGCTCTTCCATTGATGGTCTATCACTATCAGGTTCATCAAAAATTGCCTTAAAGTGTTCAAAAACAGCCCCCTTAATATCTTTAGGATTGTTGTTCCAGATTCCATTTATATTAAGACCTTTGATATTGCAATAGTTGTTTTTTCTTCGGATAATAGAATGGAAGTACCGGGTATTTTCGTCACCTTCTAATATCCATTTCACACGTGCTTTCTGTTTGAGCATGTCAACtttaattttttctttttcaaGCCACTGTTTCCTGGCATCCCTCCAATTGTTTCTCTCGACATCACTCAGAACAGATGTTTCAGCCTTCAGTTCGAGACTGTTTGCCGTGGATTTAAGCACTTCGATTTCATCATcaagatttttgaatttttttccgCTCCACACTTTTAAAGCCCCTTTAAGATTTTTCATTCGATTCCTAAAAGAACAGTCCTTTCTACTTTGAATGGGGCAATCAGTCTTCCACGCATCTAAAACAACTTGCTCGACATCATCACAATCAAACCAAGCATCGAATATCTTAAAAGGTTTAGGACCAAAATTTCTATCCTCATCTTTTAAAACAATTGGACAATGGTCCGAGTGTTCCCTATCTAGTGCCACCGAAGTAAGGTCCCTCCATAACGAATAGAATTTATCACTTACAAGAAAACGATCCAACCTACTGAATTTTAAGCCGTCGTCACTAACTCTTGTGAAGTTTCTACCGCCTAGTGGTATATCAATTAGATTCGATCTACTTATGAATTCGTTAAAACGTTTTGCTCTATGTTCAACAAACTCACAGTTGAATCTTTCCGTCTCGTCTCTCACTTCGTTGAAATCCCCACCTATGATCCAAGCATCATCTTGTTGCGTTATTAACAGTTCCAACTTATCCCATAACTTTTGTTTTTTATCGTCTTCGTGAGGACCGTATATGTTAAGAATGTTGAAGTTTTGTCCAAGTTCTTTCCAGACTCCTTTCACACCAAGAATACTATCCTCACTAATTACATCTTCAGCCACAAAACAACCTTTATCCCAAATAATCATCTGCCCACCCGATTTACCAACCTTACCTTTTTGAGTAAAATCACAATCATCAGACCCCCAAAGTTTGTAAACCCACTTGTAATTCACTGGTTTCAGTTTGGTTTCTTGAAGGATAACAAAGTTAGGTTTCTCTTTAATGATCATTCTTTTTAACCAACTAAATTTATTCACACCTTTCGCAAGACAAAACCCTCTAATATTTAACGACAAGATCTTCATGAGAAAACTAAACTACGATAGAAAGGACATAAAACAACTAGGTGTGTCTTTTTTTCCATTTAAGACCCAATTTCTTTCCATATTCCTTGACCCCTAACTCATCAGAAGCTGAAGACATATTTTCTAAATTCACCTTATTAATTGAAGAAGAGTTTGAGGACTTACTGATATCACAGTTGCTGCATTTCGATCTAATTGGTTGCTCATTAGGTCTTACTTTTCTTGCACTTCTTTTTACATTCATGAGCCTGGATGAAGATTTCCAGTTACGCAGATTGGACCAACAACAAGTGTTTTGATTCACGATGATTCCAGTTTTTGATTTTGATCTGTTGGCTTGTGTTGCTTCTTCTTTTGAATTAAACGAATTGGATTGTCTGTTCGGTTTTGAAGGGTTAGGTATTGATG comes from Rutidosis leptorrhynchoides isolate AG116_Rl617_1_P2 chromosome 4, CSIRO_AGI_Rlap_v1, whole genome shotgun sequence and encodes:
- the LOC139843954 gene encoding calmodulin-like protein 3, whose product is MSIIYLFYNLIYSIFLSLLPKKLKHYLPKPYNQNQQPQIQNTNITPLIEPSQPPRSCRMDQNDLNRIFQMFDKNGDGRITKQELNDSLYNMSIFISDDDLVQMIEKIDVNGDGCVDIEEFGELYRTIMDDKENEEDMMEAFNVFDQNRDGFIAVEELGSVLSSLGIKQGRKTDDCRKMIMKVDVDGDGLVSFNEFKNMMRSGGFVAMTQN